A single window of Elusimicrobiota bacterium DNA harbors:
- a CDS encoding DEAD/DEAH box helicase family protein, with product MKLTDLGQDFELWKIDFHSVKDETRRFLEHLTDKNKETKLWKHQLEAVLRVIYSYEVLGKNNLLLNIVTGGGKTAIIGACIAWLKMCQKLDKFLILVPNLIVRDRLQRDFLVTNGEKSVFQKFDLFPKEFKHLENELNAHIMEGGASPQGILDSGVILGNIHQLYEANTSGKRNLDWFLNKVGNFAIFNDEAHNTPAEEYTKVLRMLTHKTIFRLDTTATPERADAKPLDSEMIMEYGIAQALDDGIIKSVVVYQPDAKIVELTYTNKITGEKKKVTELDKEFKEAEANVKPFQWIMDSEPMKKQISIALKRFDEQKRRSKERYKPILFIVTMGIEEGKRVRDVFNKDFNLGRDKVLLVTEDTADEQVGYKPNGELITAREAATNLGKLGSSFEVVISVMMLREGWDVPEVSVILLLRKFCSQVYGQQVIGRGLRKIIRNIDEREILAVVDHPKLQHDWLWRKVGASGVRTVDTEDVLGDEDIPITPKIQRLTRPENLIEIPSPEYETKIDFDAILKKIPKKEISKNWEQILDSVKYDKDKWVISKTRIEQMIKLYVDKERRMEILSGEDIDFKDEEEKKKLSKEELEDLFKKQIVEMASNLLLEYGFGGLKKGELYNVIIDHIKLKLFNGKTLSETNKEEIETVLENLEEIRKNFTQPIVEGILGGKKNAN from the coding sequence ATGAAACTCACTGATTTAGGACAAGATTTTGAATTATGGAAAATTGATTTTCATAGTGTTAAAGACGAAACACGAAGATTTTTAGAGCATTTAACAGATAAAAACAAAGAAACAAAGTTATGGAAACATCAATTGGAAGCAGTTTTGAGAGTTATTTATTCTTATGAGGTTTTAGGAAAAAATAATCTTCTCTTAAATATTGTTACGGGTGGAGGAAAAACGGCAATAATTGGAGCTTGTATTGCGTGGCTTAAAATGTGTCAGAAGTTAGACAAATTTCTGATTTTAGTTCCAAATCTAATTGTAAGGGATAGGTTGCAGAGAGATTTTTTAGTTACAAATGGAGAAAAATCTGTTTTCCAAAAATTTGATCTCTTTCCAAAAGAGTTTAAACATCTAGAAAATGAATTAAATGCCCATATTATGGAAGGGGGAGCAAGCCCGCAGGGGATTTTAGACTCTGGAGTTATTTTAGGTAACATTCATCAGCTTTATGAAGCCAACACTTCCGGAAAAAGAAATTTGGATTGGTTCTTAAACAAAGTTGGAAATTTTGCCATATTTAATGATGAGGCCCATAATACTCCTGCTGAAGAATATACAAAAGTTCTAAGAATGTTAACTCATAAAACAATATTCAGATTAGATACGACAGCAACTCCTGAAAGAGCAGATGCAAAACCATTAGATTCTGAAATGATTATGGAATATGGAATAGCACAAGCTTTAGATGACGGAATTATTAAATCAGTAGTTGTCTATCAGCCAGATGCTAAAATAGTTGAGTTAACTTATACTAACAAAATAACTGGTGAAAAAAAGAAAGTTACAGAACTAGACAAAGAGTTTAAAGAAGCAGAAGCAAATGTAAAACCTTTTCAGTGGATTATGGATTCTGAGCCGATGAAAAAACAGATTTCTATCGCATTAAAAAGATTTGATGAACAAAAAAGAAGGTCAAAAGAAAGATACAAGCCAATTTTGTTTATAGTCACTATGGGAATAGAAGAGGGAAAAAGAGTCAGAGACGTTTTTAATAAAGATTTTAATTTAGGGAGGGATAAGGTTTTATTAGTTACGGAAGATACTGCAGATGAACAAGTAGGATACAAACCAAACGGAGAACTAATAACTGCAAGAGAAGCCGCAACAAATTTAGGAAAATTAGGTAGTTCATTTGAAGTTGTGATTAGTGTAATGATGTTGAGAGAAGGTTGGGATGTCCCAGAAGTATCAGTTATCCTTCTATTAAGAAAATTTTGTTCGCAGGTTTATGGACAGCAGGTTATAGGAAGAGGTTTAAGAAAAATAATCAGAAACATTGACGAAAGAGAAATCTTAGCAGTAGTTGATCATCCAAAACTTCAACATGATTGGCTCTGGAGAAAAGTTGGAGCTAGCGGAGTTAGAACTGTTGATACGGAAGATGTTTTAGGAGACGAAGATATTCCAATAACTCCCAAAATTCAAAGGTTAACAAGACCCGAAAACCTTATAGAAATTCCTTCTCCTGAATATGAAACAAAAATAGATTTTGATGCCATCTTAAAGAAAATTCCCAAAAAAGAGATTTCTAAGAATTGGGAGCAAATTTTAGATTCTGTCAAATACGATAAAGATAAATGGGTTATTAGCAAGACAAGAATAGAACAAATGATAAAACTATATGTAGATAAAGAAAGAAGAATGGAAATACTATCTGGAGAAGATATTGATTTTAAAGACGAAGAAGAAAAGAAAAAGCTAAGCAAGGAAGAATTGGAAGATTTATTTAAAAAGCAAATTGTGGAAATGGCTTCTAATCTCCTTTTAGAATATGGTTTTGGAGGGTTAAAAAAAGGAGAGTTATATAACGTGATAATTGACCATATTAAGCTTAAATTATTTAATGGCAAAACTCTTTCAGAAACAAATAAGGAAGAAATAGAAACGGTATTAGAAAATCTTGAAGAAATAAGGAAA